The genomic stretch AATGATGTGATTAGCGAGATAGACACGAAAACCAAAATCAGCTATGAGCAGACCATACAATATAAAAAAGTGATGCAGGAAATGGGAACGTTTCAATAAATGAGTGAGTCACCGGTAAGGCGGTTGTGGGGGGAGATTTGCAGTTATTAGGTTAAATTTAACTAACACATAAGGAACGCTTATACTATGTATGATGGAAATAACTAAGTAATAGCTAATTTTACACCCCTGTTTTACAATTACAGGCAAACAAAATCTGATATTACTGCCGATGGCAATCCTGGGAAATCTCATATCTCGTTCGTTACGTCTTAAAAAACAATTCGACCTGCCGGTTGCTACGCCGGAAAAATACCAACGCAATACTTTGCGTCATTTGCTGGAGAAAGCACGCTACACTGCTTTTGGTAAAAAATACGGATTTTCTGATATGCTCGACCAGGAGCTGGACTTTATGACCGCCTTCAGGAGCAAGGTGCCTGTACATAATTACAATAAGATGTACGACCAATGGTGGTATCGCTGCCAGGAAGGTGAGGAAAATGTTACCTGGCCGGGAAAGGTCAAGTACTTTGCCCTGAGTTCCGGTACCAGCGAAAGCGCCAGCAAGCACATCCCGGTTACCCAGGACATGATTAAGTCTATCAAAAAAGTAGGCTTTAAGCAGTTGTACAGCATGACGGACTTTAACGTGCCGCCTGCGGCTTTCCAGAAAGGGGTATTAATGCTGGGTGGAACAACATCATTGTTTGAGAAAGGGGAGTATTACGAGGGCGATATGAGTGGTATCAGTGCCAAGAACATGCCTAAGTGGTTGTCGTCACTATTCTACAAGCCCGGTCAGAAGATATCACGCCGCCCCAATTGGGAAGACCGTATCAAGCTCATAGTACGCAACGCCCGCAAGTGGGATGTTGGTACTGTGTGTGGTGTGCCTGCCTGGGTGCAGATAGTAATGGAAGAAGTGATTCGCTACCATAAGGTGAAGCATATACATGAGATATGGCCTAACCTGAGCATTTATATCCACGGTGGTGTAAGCTTTGAGCCATATCGTGAAAGCTTTAAAAAACTGCTTGGTAAGGATATCACATACATTGAAACTTACATGGCAAGCGAAGGTAGCTTTGGTTTCAAAGCCCGCCCTGGCGACCATGGTATCAGGTTGGTGCTGAATGTGGGCATATTCTACGAGTTTGTCCCTTTCAACGAAAAGAACTTTGATGAGGATGGCAATATCAGGGAAAATGTTGAAAGTGTGATGCTGCACGAGGTAGACGAGCAGACCAACTATGCGGTAATGATAAGTACTTGTGCAGGTGCATGGCGCTATATCATAGGCGATGTGGTACGTTTCACCAATGCAAAGGAGCATGAAATAGCTATTGTTGGACGTACCAAGCAGTTCCTGAGCCTGTGTGGTGAGCACCTCAGCGTAGATAATATGAACAAGGCCATAGAAATTGTGGCCCGTAAGCTGAATATAGAGATACATGAGTTCACTGTTGCCGGCTTCAAATATGAGAACCTCTTCGCACACCGTTGGTACATCGGCACCGAGGATGAGAACGTAGATGCCAACGCTGTAAAAGAGCTGTTGGACCAGACACTCAGCGAACTGAACGATGACTATGCAGTAGAGCGTACCTCAGCACTGAAGGAGATATTTGTTGAGGTATTGCACAACGATGTCTTCTACGACTATATGAGGGCCATTGGTAAAAGTGGTGCTATGAGTAAGTTCCCCCGTGTGATGAAGGGTGAGACATATGTGAAATGGGCTACATGGCTGGCCAGTAACAATGTAAAGACGCTGGCAAGTAACTAAGACTTTTTCATGTATTCATAATGAGCCTGGGCTATGCGTATGTCGCCATAGCTATAGTCCTCGGGTAGCAGGTCTTTGATAGGTTTGGCAGCAACGGTTTGCCCGGTCTGCTCTATCAGTTCCAGTATCTTATTCAGCTTATGTCGCGGCAGAAATTTAGTCGCGCTTATCTCTCCGTCCAGGATGAATGCAGTCAGGTGCCCGGCAATAGTATTGACTGATAGCTTACGTTGTTCGGCTATTTCGTCTATTGTATGCCCCTGCTGAAACAGCTCGAAGCTGATGCGCTGCGTATTACTGATAGTTGGTTTGTCCATACTTGATTTACGTTCGCGCTTGGGTGCTTTGAGTTGGATGCGCGTCTCAAGATTGTGCTCATGGGCGTAAGCCTGTAGCACCTGCATAAATGCCGGTCCGTATTTGCTCACTTTGTAATCGCCAAAACCAGATATGCGACGCAGCTCATCCGACCGTAAAGGAAGGTAAGTTGCCATATCCAGCAATGTGTTGTCGCCTACTATAATATATGCAGGTACATTCTCTTGTTCGGCTATTTCGCGGCGGCGCTCTTTCAGTAGGTTCAGCAGGTCACTATGGTATTCTGGTGCTTTGGTAGCTATAACAGATGCTTCTTTCGGCTTCTTGAAGGTTACGGTCACCTCCATTCTGCCCTGCAATATGTCACGACTCTTGTCGTTCAGTATAAGTGCCGGGTAGGCGCTGTCTTCCAGGGTTACCAATCCTTGCTGCAGCATCTGCCTGATGATGACCTGCCATTCATCCTTCTTCAGGTCTTTACCTATGCCGTAGGTCTTTATTGCTTTATGTTCAGGTACTATTTTTGCACTGTTAGAACCCCGCAGGAAGTCGATGATGTAATCCGTACCATATCGCTCTTTGGTACGTACTACCGCTGATAATACCTTCTGTGCTTCGATGGTCATATTACGGTGTTCCAGGTTGCTCAGGCAGTAATCACAACTACCGCAATAGCCCGGCGCCTGTTCGCCAAAGTAGTTGAGTATATATTGCCGCCTGCAGCCCTCATACTCTGCAAACTCTTTCATTTGCATGAGTTTCTTCTTCAGTATGTTGGTCTGTTGCGCATTGTTCTCTACAGTAATAAAACGCATCAGCTTGCTGATGTCACCGGAAGTGTAGTAGAGAATAGCGTCGCTGGGTAGTCCGTCCCTGCCGGCACGCCCTGTCTCCTGGTAGTAGCCTTCCATATTCTTGGGTACGTCGTTGTGCATCACAAACCGTACGTTCGACTTGTCTATGCCCATGCCAAAAGCGATGGTAGCAGCAATGATCTTTATTTCATCCCGTTGAAACAGCTCCTGTATCCTTGCACGCTCATCACTGTTCATGCCTGCATGATAAAAGGCAGCTTTGTAGCCCATTTGTTTCAGCTTATTGGCAATGCTTTCCGTACTTGCCCGGGATAGGGTGTATATGATACCACTATCGTTACGATGCTCACTAAGGTAATGCAGCATCTGCTCAAAAGCTTTGCGCTTGGGTTGTATGTAGTAGCTTATATTGGCACGATTGAAGCTGGAGATATACACCTGCGGATTTTGTAGTGCCAGCTTGTCAACAATATCCTTTTGAGTGATCTTATCAGCACTGGCAGTAAGCGCAATTACCGGTATTCCCCGGAAATGCTTTTTCAGTGCGGACAGTCCCAGGTATTCAGGGCGAAAATCATGCCCCCATTGAGATATACAGTGTGCTTCATCAATAGCGAATAGAGAGCAGTTAAGTGTAGTCAGGAAATTGATGAACTGCGTTCCGCTGCTGAATAGCCGTTCGGGTGCCAGGTACAACAGCTTTATCTCTCCGTTGCGTACCGCATTGATAACATGTCCTTGTTCTGTATTGCTGAGTGTAGAATTAAGATACGCTGCCCTGATACCATTGGCCTGTAGTGCATCAACCTGGTCTTTCATCAGGGCTATCAGTGGTGAAATGACCACCGTTAACCCGTCAAGCAGCATAGCCGGTAGCTGGTAGCAGATAGACTTTCCCCCACCTGTAGGCATTATAGCCAGCACGTCCTTACCTATCAGTACTGATTCTATTATAGGCTGTTGGTTCAGCCTGAATTCATCATACCCGAAAAAGTGTTTCAGTGCGCGGTGTATGGGGTACTGCTTCATCAGCGTGAAAATACTGAATCATCGCTTATCAGCCTGAAATTGTGTATAACTAGGCTTAGTAGAAGATTTTGACAGGTTTGCTTTGTATGATACCTGTTTCATATGCCTGATCAAACAGCGTATCTATTGCTTTTGTACCTGTATCTCCCAACGTGGTAGTGTATTCATTCACATAAAGCTCTATGTGCTGGCGCATCACATCTTCCTGCATTTCCTGTGAATTGCTTGTGATAAACGGCCCCAGTCTTGGGTAATATTTCCAGGCATATAGCACACTGTCTTTTATGAT from Chitinophagales bacterium encodes the following:
- a CDS encoding GH3 auxin-responsive promoter family protein translates to MAILGNLISRSLRLKKQFDLPVATPEKYQRNTLRHLLEKARYTAFGKKYGFSDMLDQELDFMTAFRSKVPVHNYNKMYDQWWYRCQEGEENVTWPGKVKYFALSSGTSESASKHIPVTQDMIKSIKKVGFKQLYSMTDFNVPPAAFQKGVLMLGGTTSLFEKGEYYEGDMSGISAKNMPKWLSSLFYKPGQKISRRPNWEDRIKLIVRNARKWDVGTVCGVPAWVQIVMEEVIRYHKVKHIHEIWPNLSIYIHGGVSFEPYRESFKKLLGKDITYIETYMASEGSFGFKARPGDHGIRLVLNVGIFYEFVPFNEKNFDEDGNIRENVESVMLHEVDEQTNYAVMISTCAGAWRYIIGDVVRFTNAKEHEIAIVGRTKQFLSLCGEHLSVDNMNKAIEIVARKLNIEIHEFTVAGFKYENLFAHRWYIGTEDENVDANAVKELLDQTLSELNDDYAVERTSALKEIFVEVLHNDVFYDYMRAIGKSGAMSKFPRVMKGETYVKWATWLASNNVKTLASN
- the recQ gene encoding DNA helicase RecQ; this translates as MKQYPIHRALKHFFGYDEFRLNQQPIIESVLIGKDVLAIMPTGGGKSICYQLPAMLLDGLTVVISPLIALMKDQVDALQANGIRAAYLNSTLSNTEQGHVINAVRNGEIKLLYLAPERLFSSGTQFINFLTTLNCSLFAIDEAHCISQWGHDFRPEYLGLSALKKHFRGIPVIALTASADKITQKDIVDKLALQNPQVYISSFNRANISYYIQPKRKAFEQMLHYLSEHRNDSGIIYTLSRASTESIANKLKQMGYKAAFYHAGMNSDERARIQELFQRDEIKIIAATIAFGMGIDKSNVRFVMHNDVPKNMEGYYQETGRAGRDGLPSDAILYYTSGDISKLMRFITVENNAQQTNILKKKLMQMKEFAEYEGCRRQYILNYFGEQAPGYCGSCDYCLSNLEHRNMTIEAQKVLSAVVRTKERYGTDYIIDFLRGSNSAKIVPEHKAIKTYGIGKDLKKDEWQVIIRQMLQQGLVTLEDSAYPALILNDKSRDILQGRMEVTVTFKKPKEASVIATKAPEYHSDLLNLLKERRREIAEQENVPAYIIVGDNTLLDMATYLPLRSDELRRISGFGDYKVSKYGPAFMQVLQAYAHEHNLETRIQLKAPKRERKSSMDKPTISNTQRISFELFQQGHTIDEIAEQRKLSVNTIAGHLTAFILDGEISATKFLPRHKLNKILELIEQTGQTVAAKPIKDLLPEDYSYGDIRIAQAHYEYMKKS